One genomic window of Columba livia isolate bColLiv1 breed racing homer chromosome 9, bColLiv1.pat.W.v2, whole genome shotgun sequence includes the following:
- the ACTL6A gene encoding actin-like protein 6A isoform X1: MSGGVYGGDEVGALVFDIGSYTVRAGYAGEDCPKVDFPTAIGVVLERDNGSTLMEIDGDKGKQGGPTYYIDTNALRVPRENMEAISPLKNGMIEDWDSFQAILDHTYKMHIKSEASLHPVLMSEAPWNTRAKREKLTELMFEHYNIPAFFLCKTAVLTAFANGRSTGLILDSGATHTTAIPVHDGYVLQQGIVKSPLAGDFITMQCRELFQEMNIEIIPPYMIASKEAVREGSPANWKRKEKLPQVTRSWHNYMCNCVIQDFQASVLQVSDSTYDEQVAAQMPTVHYEFPNGYNCDFGAERLKIPEGLFDPSNVKGLSGNTMLGVSHVVTTSVGMCDIDIRPGLYGSVIVAGGNTLIQSFTDRLNRELSQKTPPSMRLKLIANNTTVERRFSSWIGGSILASLGTFQQMWISKQEYEEGGKQCVERKCP, encoded by the exons ATGAGCGGCGGCGTGTACGGCGGAG ATGAAGTTGGGGCTCTTGTTTTTGACATTGGCTCGTATACAGTGAGAGCAGGCTATGCAGGCGAGGACTGTCCAAAG GTTGATTTTCCAACAGCCATTGGTGTGGTGCTAGAACGGGACAATGGCAGCACTCTGATGGAGATAGATGGTGACAAAGGCAAACAAGGGGGCCCAACTTACTATATAGACACCAATGCCCTGAGAGTTCCAAGGGAAAATATGGAGGCCATTTCACCTTTAAAAAATGGAATGA TTGAAGACTGGGATAGTTTCCAGGCAATTTTGGATCATACTTACAAGATGCATATTAAATCTGAAGCAAGTTTGCATCCTGTCCTTATGTCCGAAGCACCA tggAATACTAGAGCAAAGCGTGAAAAACTGACCGAATTGATGTTTGAACACTACAACATCCCTGcttttttcttgtgtaaaaCTGCTGTTTTAACAGC TTTTGCTAATGGGAGATCTACAGGCCTCATTTTGGATAGTGGAGCAACACACACCACTGCTATTCCAGTGCATGATGGATATGTACTTCAGCAAG GTATTGTAAAGTCACCACTTGCAGGAGACTTTATTACTATGCAATGCCGGGAATTGTTTCAGGAAATGAACATAGAGATAATTCCTCCATATATGATTGCTTCAAAG GAGGCAGTTCGTGAGGGCTCGCCAGCAAAttggaagagaaaagagaagttacCCCAGGTCACTAGGTCTTGGCACAACTACATGTGTAAT TGTGTCATCCAGGACTTCCAAGCTTCTGTCCTTCAAGTATCAGATTCAACCTATGATGAACA GGTAGCAGCGCAGATGCCAACAGTTCATTACGAGTTCCCCAATGGCTATAACTGTGACTTCGGTGCTGAGCGTCTAAAAATTCCTGAGGGATTGTTTGACCCTTCAAATGTAAAG GGTTTATCTGGTAACACGATGTTGGGTGTGAGCCATGTTGTCACAACAAGCGTTGGAATGTGTGATATAGACATCAGGCCG ggCCTCTATGGCAGTGTGATCGTAGCAGGAGGAAACACTCTAATACAGAGTTTCACAGACAGATTGAATAGGGAGCTGTCTCAGAAAACTCCACCG AGCATGCGCCTGAAGTTGATAGCAAACAACACAACAGTGGAGCGGAGGTTCAGCTCATGGATTGGTGGTTCCATTTTGGCTTCTTTG ggtACTTTTCAACAGATGTGGATTTCCAAACAAGAATATGAAGAAGGAGGGAAACAGTGTGTAGAAAGAAAATGTCCTTAA
- the ACTL6A gene encoding actin-like protein 6A isoform X2, which yields MEIDGDKGKQGGPTYYIDTNALRVPRENMEAISPLKNGMIEDWDSFQAILDHTYKMHIKSEASLHPVLMSEAPWNTRAKREKLTELMFEHYNIPAFFLCKTAVLTAFANGRSTGLILDSGATHTTAIPVHDGYVLQQGIVKSPLAGDFITMQCRELFQEMNIEIIPPYMIASKEAVREGSPANWKRKEKLPQVTRSWHNYMCNCVIQDFQASVLQVSDSTYDEQVAAQMPTVHYEFPNGYNCDFGAERLKIPEGLFDPSNVKGLSGNTMLGVSHVVTTSVGMCDIDIRPGLYGSVIVAGGNTLIQSFTDRLNRELSQKTPPSMRLKLIANNTTVERRFSSWIGGSILASLGTFQQMWISKQEYEEGGKQCVERKCP from the exons ATGGAGATAGATGGTGACAAAGGCAAACAAGGGGGCCCAACTTACTATATAGACACCAATGCCCTGAGAGTTCCAAGGGAAAATATGGAGGCCATTTCACCTTTAAAAAATGGAATGA TTGAAGACTGGGATAGTTTCCAGGCAATTTTGGATCATACTTACAAGATGCATATTAAATCTGAAGCAAGTTTGCATCCTGTCCTTATGTCCGAAGCACCA tggAATACTAGAGCAAAGCGTGAAAAACTGACCGAATTGATGTTTGAACACTACAACATCCCTGcttttttcttgtgtaaaaCTGCTGTTTTAACAGC TTTTGCTAATGGGAGATCTACAGGCCTCATTTTGGATAGTGGAGCAACACACACCACTGCTATTCCAGTGCATGATGGATATGTACTTCAGCAAG GTATTGTAAAGTCACCACTTGCAGGAGACTTTATTACTATGCAATGCCGGGAATTGTTTCAGGAAATGAACATAGAGATAATTCCTCCATATATGATTGCTTCAAAG GAGGCAGTTCGTGAGGGCTCGCCAGCAAAttggaagagaaaagagaagttacCCCAGGTCACTAGGTCTTGGCACAACTACATGTGTAAT TGTGTCATCCAGGACTTCCAAGCTTCTGTCCTTCAAGTATCAGATTCAACCTATGATGAACA GGTAGCAGCGCAGATGCCAACAGTTCATTACGAGTTCCCCAATGGCTATAACTGTGACTTCGGTGCTGAGCGTCTAAAAATTCCTGAGGGATTGTTTGACCCTTCAAATGTAAAG GGTTTATCTGGTAACACGATGTTGGGTGTGAGCCATGTTGTCACAACAAGCGTTGGAATGTGTGATATAGACATCAGGCCG ggCCTCTATGGCAGTGTGATCGTAGCAGGAGGAAACACTCTAATACAGAGTTTCACAGACAGATTGAATAGGGAGCTGTCTCAGAAAACTCCACCG AGCATGCGCCTGAAGTTGATAGCAAACAACACAACAGTGGAGCGGAGGTTCAGCTCATGGATTGGTGGTTCCATTTTGGCTTCTTTG ggtACTTTTCAACAGATGTGGATTTCCAAACAAGAATATGAAGAAGGAGGGAAACAGTGTGTAGAAAGAAAATGTCCTTAA